In one Spartobacteria bacterium genomic region, the following are encoded:
- a CDS encoding methylenetetrahydrofolate reductase [NAD(P)H], with product MKELIVADLISKAATPLLSLEFFPPKNLLGFGMLGSTLEIMRSVHPDFVSITYGAGGSGREYSMEASKLLRKLNFSPVVAHLTCVGYSKDDLAEIIQSLYEDGIRNIMCLRGDPPQGCSSFKAAENGLSYASDLVTLVKELHPDICCGVAGYPEKHTEAVSLEKDIEHLKIKMDAGASFVTTQLFFENDVFYRYRDLCVKAGISIPIIPGIMPALSIQQIHRMISMTGSGIPVKLIESMEHEKEKPAVMEAMGLDWMVQQICGLLDTEVPGIHLYILNRAATLKAPALMNCLSQWRR from the coding sequence ATGAAAGAACTGATTGTTGCTGATTTGATAAGCAAGGCGGCTACCCCGCTGCTGTCACTGGAATTTTTTCCGCCCAAAAACCTGCTGGGATTCGGCATGCTGGGCAGCACACTGGAAATCATGCGTTCCGTGCACCCCGATTTTGTCTCTATTACCTACGGTGCCGGCGGCTCAGGGCGGGAATACTCGATGGAAGCCAGCAAACTGCTGCGCAAACTCAACTTTTCGCCCGTAGTGGCGCATTTAACCTGTGTCGGCTACTCAAAAGATGATCTGGCAGAGATCATTCAATCGCTCTACGAAGACGGAATTCGCAACATCATGTGTCTGCGCGGCGATCCACCACAAGGGTGCAGCAGCTTTAAAGCCGCCGAAAACGGACTCAGTTACGCATCCGACTTGGTGACACTGGTAAAAGAACTACATCCAGATATATGCTGCGGAGTGGCAGGTTATCCGGAGAAACATACAGAAGCCGTTTCGCTGGAAAAAGATATTGAGCATCTGAAAATAAAAATGGATGCGGGCGCATCTTTTGTTACCACGCAGCTTTTTTTCGAAAACGATGTGTTTTACAGATATCGCGATTTGTGTGTGAAAGCCGGGATCTCTATCCCCATTATACCCGGCATTATGCCCGCGTTGTCCATTCAACAAATCCATCGTATGATCAGCATGACCGGATCCGGAATCCCGGTTAAACTCATTGAATCCATGGAGCACGAAAAGGAGAAACCTGCCGTCATGGAAGCGATGGGACTGGACTGGATGGTACAGCAGATATGCGGACTGCTTGACACGGAGGTGCCCGGCATCCACTTGTACATACTCAACAGGGCCGCCACACTCAAAGCTCCCGCACTGATGAACTGCCTGTCGCAATGGCGTCGCTGA
- a CDS encoding FAD:protein FMN transferase — MTNRKPVSIASAAVVIIVCIVGICWTQLRRPPVIDIRQTMWQGKTMGTMYTVRIDDPLNAEQQQDVYDAVERCLAEVNKQLSLFDSESVLSRMNRAGTNVFIMSSELAEVMVCAMDLAQRSHGAFDPTVKPLVSLWGFGPERKSTEDVSPEEVFIAKSKVGWKNLTVEGVEVTKGRPGIQVDLGAIAKGYGVDRVALLLQQKDLQNFLVEIGGETRSCGMHGDKPWRIGIQLPKMNAVPGDGLSDILEPVDMALATSGDYQNFYYDKEGHIRSHIIDPRTGYPVDHALASVTVAAPSCMLADGLATALYVLGPEEGTKLLAHYPRTAALFIERTGEKTFNKVFTSGFKELAGSSNVWN; from the coding sequence ATGACGAATCGTAAACCTGTGTCCATCGCGTCCGCTGCAGTGGTTATTATTGTGTGCATTGTCGGTATTTGCTGGACTCAGCTGCGCCGGCCGCCGGTCATTGATATAAGACAGACGATGTGGCAGGGAAAAACTATGGGGACCATGTATACGGTTCGCATTGACGACCCGCTGAATGCAGAACAGCAGCAGGATGTATATGATGCGGTAGAGCGGTGTTTGGCGGAGGTGAACAAACAGTTGTCACTGTTTGATTCGGAAAGTGTCTTATCCCGCATGAATCGTGCGGGAACAAATGTCTTTATCATGAGTTCCGAACTGGCGGAAGTGATGGTCTGCGCCATGGATCTGGCTCAGCGTTCGCACGGAGCCTTTGACCCGACCGTCAAGCCGCTGGTGTCATTGTGGGGATTCGGTCCAGAAAGAAAGTCGACAGAAGATGTGTCACCGGAAGAGGTTTTTATCGCGAAATCAAAGGTTGGCTGGAAAAACCTGACAGTCGAAGGGGTCGAGGTGACCAAAGGGAGGCCCGGCATTCAGGTGGACCTTGGTGCGATTGCAAAAGGGTACGGGGTGGATCGCGTAGCCTTGTTGCTGCAGCAAAAGGATCTGCAAAACTTTCTCGTGGAAATCGGAGGGGAAACTCGTTCTTGCGGAATGCATGGCGACAAACCCTGGCGCATCGGTATTCAGCTGCCAAAAATGAACGCGGTTCCCGGCGATGGACTGTCTGACATCCTTGAACCAGTCGATATGGCACTGGCAACATCTGGTGATTACCAGAATTTTTATTACGATAAGGAAGGACATATACGCAGTCATATCATAGATCCGAGGACGGGATATCCCGTTGATCATGCGTTAGCCAGTGTGACCGTTGCTGCTCCCTCCTGTATGCTGGCCGATGGTCTGGCAACGGCGCTGTACGTTCTGGGGCCGGAAGAGGGTACAAAACTGCTGGCGCATTATCCCCGGACGGCCGCTCTTTTTATCGAGCGCACCGGCGAGAAGACCTTTAATAAAGTATTTACCAGTGGTTTTAAGGAGCTTGCCGGCAGTTCCAATGTCTGGAACTAA
- a CDS encoding sugar ABC transporter substrate-binding protein, giving the protein MKNTLKVMFSCAAVTCLVAASAHAGWFSKDKKTVIGFSLPTQQEERWVRDASSMKEAADAEEGVTLKVQISNNDAAKQLAQCENLLTQGVSVLIVAPQDASSAATIVKKAHKMGVPVISYDRLIMNCDVDLYTSFDNVKVGELQGAYITDLVPKGNYILLGGAPTDNNAKLFRAGAMKYIQPLIDKGDIKVVMDQWVKDWQPTEAMKLAENALTAADNNVQAILAPNDGTAGGCIQALAAQGLAGKIPITGQDAELAAAQRIVEGTQNMTVFKDTRALALATFKAAMQMAAGEKSIEGADQVVNNNQMDVPSLLLTPITVTKDNIDEVLVDSGYLKKDDVYKYAK; this is encoded by the coding sequence ATGAAGAACACATTGAAAGTAATGTTTAGTTGCGCCGCAGTTACATGTCTTGTTGCCGCATCCGCCCATGCAGGCTGGTTCAGCAAGGACAAAAAAACGGTCATCGGATTTTCTCTGCCGACACAGCAGGAAGAACGCTGGGTTCGCGATGCAAGTTCCATGAAAGAAGCTGCAGATGCTGAAGAAGGCGTTACACTGAAAGTTCAGATTTCCAACAATGATGCTGCTAAACAGCTGGCACAGTGCGAAAATCTGCTGACTCAGGGTGTATCGGTTCTGATCGTGGCTCCGCAGGATGCCAGCAGTGCTGCTACCATCGTCAAAAAAGCACACAAAATGGGCGTTCCGGTTATTTCTTATGACCGTTTGATCATGAATTGCGACGTCGATCTGTATACATCCTTTGACAATGTCAAAGTGGGTGAACTGCAAGGTGCCTATATTACGGATTTAGTTCCTAAGGGTAATTACATTCTGCTCGGTGGCGCACCTACAGATAACAATGCCAAATTGTTCCGCGCCGGCGCTATGAAATACATTCAGCCGTTGATCGACAAAGGCGATATCAAAGTCGTCATGGATCAGTGGGTGAAAGATTGGCAGCCGACCGAAGCCATGAAACTGGCTGAAAATGCACTGACTGCCGCTGATAACAATGTACAGGCTATTCTTGCTCCGAATGACGGTACCGCAGGCGGCTGCATCCAGGCATTGGCTGCCCAGGGTTTGGCCGGCAAAATTCCTATCACGGGTCAGGATGCTGAACTGGCTGCTGCACAGCGCATTGTTGAAGGCACGCAGAACATGACCGTATTCAAAGATACGCGTGCTCTGGCTCTTGCAACCTTCAAAGCCGCCATGCAGATGGCTGCCGGTGAAAAAAGCATCGAAGGTGCTGATCAGGTCGTAAACAACAACCAGATGGATGTACCTTCTCTGTTGTTGACCCCGATCACGGTCACCAAAGACAACATCGACGAAGTTCTCGTGGATAGCGGATATCTGAAAAAAGATGACGTATACAAATACGCGAAATAA